In Homo sapiens chromosome 11, GRCh38.p14 Primary Assembly, one DNA window encodes the following:
- the OR51M1 gene encoding olfactory receptor 51M1, with translation MSVQYSLSPQFMLLSNITQFSPIFYLTSFPGLEGIKHWIFIPFFFMYMVAISGNCFILIIIKTNPRLHTPMYYLLSLLALTDLGLCVSTLPTTMGIFWFNSHSIYFGACQIQMFCIHSFSFMESSVLLMMSFDRLVAICHPLRYSVIITGQQVVRAGLIVIFRGPVATIPIVLLLKAFPYCGSVVLSHSFCLHQEVIQLACTDITFNNLYGLMVVVFTVMLDLVLIALSYGLILHTVAGLASQEEQRRAFQTCTAPLCAVLVFFVPMMGLSLVHRFGKHAPPAIHLLMANVYLFVPPMLNPIIYSIKTKEIHRAIIKFLGLKKASK, from the coding sequence ATGTCAGTCCAATATTCGCTCAGTCCTCAATTCATGCTGCTATCCAACATTACTCAGTTTAGCCCCATATTCTATCTCACCAGCTTTCCTGGATTGGAAGGCATCAAACACTGGATTTTCATCCCCTTTTTCTTTATGTACATGGTTGCCATCTCAGGCAATTGTTTCATTCTGATCATTATTAAGACCAACCCTCGTCTGCACACACCCATGTACTATCTACTATCCTTGCTGGCCCTCACTGACCTGGGGCTGTGTGTGTCCACGTTGCCCACCACTATGGGGATCTTCTGGTTTAACTCCCATAGTATCTACTTTGGAGCGTGTCAAATCCAGATGTTCTGCATCCACTCTTTTTCCTTCATGGAGTCCTCAGTGCTCCTCATGATGTCCTTTGACCGCCTTGTGGCCATCTGCCACCCTCTGAGGTATTCGGTCATTATCACTGGCCAGCAAGTGGTCAGAGCAGGCCTAATTGTCATCTTCCGGGGACCTGTGGCCACTATCCCTATTGTCCTCCTCCTGAAGGCTTTTCCCTACTGTGGATCTGTGGTCCTCTCCCACTCATTTTGCCTGCACCAGGAAGTGATACAGCTGGCCTGCACAGATATCACCTTCAATAATCTGTATGGACTGATGGTGGTAGTTTTCACTGTGATGCTGGACCTGGTGCTCATCGCACTGTCCTATGGACTCATCCTGCACACAGTAGCAGGCCTGGCCTCCCAAGAGGAGCAGCGCCGTGCCTTTCAGACATGCACCGCTCCTCTCTGTGCTGTGCTAGTATTCTTTGTGCCCATGATGGGGCTGTCCCTGGTGCACCGTTTTGGGAAGCATGCCCCACCTGCTATTCATCTTCTTATGGCCAATGTCTACCTTTTTGTGCCTCCCATGCTTAACCCAATCATATACAGCATTAAGACCAAGGAGATCCACCGTGCCATTATCAAGTTCCTAGGTCTTAAAAAGGCCAGTAAATGA